In Neoarius graeffei isolate fNeoGra1 chromosome 17, fNeoGra1.pri, whole genome shotgun sequence, a single window of DNA contains:
- the mag gene encoding myelin-associated glycoprotein isoform X2, which produces MKSLELLLPLLLLVRDIHAQWNVWMPRDISAMTNSCVVIPCTFIYPSGVRPYRGTHGIWYFAQPYPQLFPPVVYKSRTDIVHESYKGRTKLLGDLSQKNCTLQISNLGAEHAGKYYFRADLGGANIYTYPDFTELKVLDNCPDMTPEIHWMYTDYLPDPLFTSDYLEESNTAVMSSTLTFTPKAMHNGQLVGCRVQYPNATFVYERLISLDVKYAPRKVWVNVSQEVMEGNSVVLHCDVDSNPMPQISWLFGDEQLMSETASNASLYLESLTAEQEGLYTCVGDNGYGTMNSSMYLAVRYPPREPVVNASLVVMEDSSLALHCSSQGNPVPTLTWLKDGELVGTIKAGELSILELTDINPQTDGTYRCLAENEYGRASSSLNVTVEFAPIFLDDSKCTIVREGVQCVCIATGNPEPSIVFYLPDFNITINETNGRFNYYTHSDGYTSTGMIKLREKGDRENNEDMGVHVHCSISNIFGSQSIRLELQQEKKYLMAVIVGTIGGVAVIAFIIAAVRYVGQNNKKENGNPGPDVGSRVENPSMYYSAVKKDKQSLRKKVGEDSDYQHVGSTAGMERRELNFLGRPREGGLGRGDDTTVYTEIKAK; this is translated from the exons ATGAAGTCCTTGGAATTGCTGCTGCCTTTACTGCTACTTGTACGAG ATATACATGCTCAATGGAATGTTTGGATGCCCAGGGACATCTCAGCCATGACTAACTCCTGTGTGGTAATCCCATGCACATTCATATACCCCTCAGGAGTCAGGCCATACAGGGGCACCCATGGAATCTGGTATTTTGCCCAGCCCTATCCACAGCTCTTCCCTCCAGTGGTTTACAAATCTCGCACAGACATTGTGCATGAAAGCTACAAAGGCCGTACCAAGCTCCTGGGCGACCTGTCACAGAAGAACTGCACGCTGCAAATCAGCAACCTTGGAGCTGAGCATGCAGGGAAGTACTACTTCAGAGCCGATCTTGGAGGAGCAAACATTTATACCTACCCAGATTTCACTGAGCTCAAGGTGTTGG ACAACTGTCCTGACATGACTCCTGAGATCCACTGGATGTACACAGACTATCTCCCTGACCCTCTTTTTACATCAGACTATCTGGAGGAAAGCAACACAGCAGTGATGTCTAGCACACTTACTTTCACACCCAAAGCTATGCACAATGGTCAACTGGTGGGCTGTAGAGTCCAGTACCCCAACGCTACTTTTGTCTATGAGCGTCTCATCTCCCTGGATGTCAAGT ATGCACCTCGCAAAGTTTGGGTAAATGTCTCTCAGGAGGTAATGGAGGGGAACTCTGTAGTACTTCACTGTGATGTGGATAGCAACCCTATGCCACAGATTTCATGGTTATTTGGGGATGAACAACTGATGTCAGAAACTGCCTCAAATGCTTCTCTTTATTTGGAGTCCCTGACTGCAGAGCAGGAAGGTTTATACACCTGTGTAGGGGACAATGGCTATGGGACAATGAACAGCTCCATGTACTTGGCTGTCAGAT ATCCTCCAAGAGAGCCAGTGGTGAATGCTTCTCTGGTGGTGATGGAGGACTCCTCTCTGGCTCTCCATTGCAGCAGTCAGGGCAATCCTGTCCCTACACTTACCTGGCTTAAGGATGGAGAGCTGGTGGGAACCATAAAAGCTGGAGAGCTGTCCATACTCGAGCTTACAGATATCAACCCACAGACCGATGGCACATACCGCTGCCTGGCTGAGAATGAATATGGCCGAGCGAGCAGCTCTCTAAATGTCACCGTGGAGT TtgctcccattttcctggatgatTCCAAGTGCACCATAGTGCGAGAAGGCGTGCAGTGTGTCTGCATAGCCACAGGGAATCCTGAGCCATCCATAGTATTCTACCTGCCTGACTTCAATATCACCATTAATGAGACAAATGGCCGTTTCAACTACTACACACATTCAGATGGCTATACATCAACTGGCATGATCAAACTGAGGGAGAAAGGTGACCGGGAGAACAACGAAGACATGGGTGTTCATGTACACTGCAGCATCTCTAACATTTTTGGCTCTCAGTCGATCCGGCTAGAGCTTCAGCAAGAAA AAAAATACCTGATGGCTGTAATAGTGGGAACCATTGGAGGAGTGGCAGTTATTGCTTTTATCATTGCAGCTGTAAGATATGTTGGACAAAACAACAAAAA AGAGAATGGCAACCCTGGGCCAGACGTGGGCTCTAGAGTGGAGAATCCCTCCATGTACTACAGCGCAGTCAAGAAGGACAAACAAAGTCTCAGGAAAAAAGTG GGAGAAGACAGCGATTACCAGCATGTTGGCTCGACTGCAGGCATGGAGAGGCGAGAGCTGAACTTTCTCGGGCGACCCCGAGAGGGAGGATTGGGAAGGGGGGACGACACTACTGTCTACACAGAGATCAAAGCTAAATGA
- the mag gene encoding myelin-associated glycoprotein isoform X1 — MKSLELLLPLLLLVRDIHAQWNVWMPRDISAMTNSCVVIPCTFIYPSGVRPYRGTHGIWYFAQPYPQLFPPVVYKSRTDIVHESYKGRTKLLGDLSQKNCTLQISNLGAEHAGKYYFRADLGGANIYTYPDFTELKVLDQPNIDIPEEIVSDQSLDLTCYVPDNCPDMTPEIHWMYTDYLPDPLFTSDYLEESNTAVMSSTLTFTPKAMHNGQLVGCRVQYPNATFVYERLISLDVKYAPRKVWVNVSQEVMEGNSVVLHCDVDSNPMPQISWLFGDEQLMSETASNASLYLESLTAEQEGLYTCVGDNGYGTMNSSMYLAVRYPPREPVVNASLVVMEDSSLALHCSSQGNPVPTLTWLKDGELVGTIKAGELSILELTDINPQTDGTYRCLAENEYGRASSSLNVTVEFAPIFLDDSKCTIVREGVQCVCIATGNPEPSIVFYLPDFNITINETNGRFNYYTHSDGYTSTGMIKLREKGDRENNEDMGVHVHCSISNIFGSQSIRLELQQEKKYLMAVIVGTIGGVAVIAFIIAAVRYVGQNNKKENGNPGPDVGSRVENPSMYYSAVKKDKQSLRKKVGEDSDYQHVGSTAGMERRELNFLGRPREGGLGRGDDTTVYTEIKAK, encoded by the exons ATGAAGTCCTTGGAATTGCTGCTGCCTTTACTGCTACTTGTACGAG ATATACATGCTCAATGGAATGTTTGGATGCCCAGGGACATCTCAGCCATGACTAACTCCTGTGTGGTAATCCCATGCACATTCATATACCCCTCAGGAGTCAGGCCATACAGGGGCACCCATGGAATCTGGTATTTTGCCCAGCCCTATCCACAGCTCTTCCCTCCAGTGGTTTACAAATCTCGCACAGACATTGTGCATGAAAGCTACAAAGGCCGTACCAAGCTCCTGGGCGACCTGTCACAGAAGAACTGCACGCTGCAAATCAGCAACCTTGGAGCTGAGCATGCAGGGAAGTACTACTTCAGAGCCGATCTTGGAGGAGCAAACATTTATACCTACCCAGATTTCACTGAGCTCAAGGTGTTGG ACCAGCCCAACATTGACATCCCAGAAGAAATAGTCAGTGATCAGAGCTTGGATTTGACTTGCTATGTTCCAGACAACTGTCCTGACATGACTCCTGAGATCCACTGGATGTACACAGACTATCTCCCTGACCCTCTTTTTACATCAGACTATCTGGAGGAAAGCAACACAGCAGTGATGTCTAGCACACTTACTTTCACACCCAAAGCTATGCACAATGGTCAACTGGTGGGCTGTAGAGTCCAGTACCCCAACGCTACTTTTGTCTATGAGCGTCTCATCTCCCTGGATGTCAAGT ATGCACCTCGCAAAGTTTGGGTAAATGTCTCTCAGGAGGTAATGGAGGGGAACTCTGTAGTACTTCACTGTGATGTGGATAGCAACCCTATGCCACAGATTTCATGGTTATTTGGGGATGAACAACTGATGTCAGAAACTGCCTCAAATGCTTCTCTTTATTTGGAGTCCCTGACTGCAGAGCAGGAAGGTTTATACACCTGTGTAGGGGACAATGGCTATGGGACAATGAACAGCTCCATGTACTTGGCTGTCAGAT ATCCTCCAAGAGAGCCAGTGGTGAATGCTTCTCTGGTGGTGATGGAGGACTCCTCTCTGGCTCTCCATTGCAGCAGTCAGGGCAATCCTGTCCCTACACTTACCTGGCTTAAGGATGGAGAGCTGGTGGGAACCATAAAAGCTGGAGAGCTGTCCATACTCGAGCTTACAGATATCAACCCACAGACCGATGGCACATACCGCTGCCTGGCTGAGAATGAATATGGCCGAGCGAGCAGCTCTCTAAATGTCACCGTGGAGT TtgctcccattttcctggatgatTCCAAGTGCACCATAGTGCGAGAAGGCGTGCAGTGTGTCTGCATAGCCACAGGGAATCCTGAGCCATCCATAGTATTCTACCTGCCTGACTTCAATATCACCATTAATGAGACAAATGGCCGTTTCAACTACTACACACATTCAGATGGCTATACATCAACTGGCATGATCAAACTGAGGGAGAAAGGTGACCGGGAGAACAACGAAGACATGGGTGTTCATGTACACTGCAGCATCTCTAACATTTTTGGCTCTCAGTCGATCCGGCTAGAGCTTCAGCAAGAAA AAAAATACCTGATGGCTGTAATAGTGGGAACCATTGGAGGAGTGGCAGTTATTGCTTTTATCATTGCAGCTGTAAGATATGTTGGACAAAACAACAAAAA AGAGAATGGCAACCCTGGGCCAGACGTGGGCTCTAGAGTGGAGAATCCCTCCATGTACTACAGCGCAGTCAAGAAGGACAAACAAAGTCTCAGGAAAAAAGTG GGAGAAGACAGCGATTACCAGCATGTTGGCTCGACTGCAGGCATGGAGAGGCGAGAGCTGAACTTTCTCGGGCGACCCCGAGAGGGAGGATTGGGAAGGGGGGACGACACTACTGTCTACACAGAGATCAAAGCTAAATGA